A region of Pseudarthrobacter sp. NIBRBAC000502770 DNA encodes the following proteins:
- a CDS encoding GNAT family N-acetyltransferase — translation MTHIIRRATADDAGPLADLAAVTFPLACPPSSSPADIAAHLANTLSEEHFTGYLEDPDVTILVIDADRRLTGYSLLVDRPAADPDVASALALLPSVEISKCYVHPEYHGLGAAAELMHASLQAAAATGGAGAWLGVNSQNARAIRFYEKSGFRKVGTKSFRLGSTVEHDFVLERALP, via the coding sequence ATGACCCACATCATCCGCAGGGCAACAGCGGACGACGCCGGCCCGCTCGCCGACTTGGCGGCCGTCACCTTTCCGCTGGCCTGCCCGCCGTCGTCCTCACCTGCCGACATTGCCGCCCACTTGGCCAACACGCTCAGCGAGGAACACTTCACGGGCTACCTCGAGGACCCGGATGTCACCATCCTGGTCATCGACGCCGACAGGCGGCTCACCGGCTACAGCCTCCTGGTGGACAGGCCGGCCGCAGACCCGGACGTAGCCTCCGCATTGGCACTGCTGCCCTCCGTGGAGATCAGCAAGTGCTACGTCCACCCCGAATACCACGGCCTGGGCGCGGCTGCTGAACTGATGCACGCCAGCCTCCAGGCCGCGGCTGCCACCGGGGGCGCCGGGGCGTGGCTGGGCGTGAACAGCCAGAACGCCCGCGCCATCCGCTTCTACGAGAAATCCGGCTTCCGGAAGGTGGGCACCAAATCGTTCCGGCTGGGCAGCACCGTGGAGCACGACTTCGTGCTGGAACGCGCCCTGCCCTGA